Proteins from a single region of Hordeum vulgare subsp. vulgare chromosome 6H, MorexV3_pseudomolecules_assembly, whole genome shotgun sequence:
- the LOC123402250 gene encoding uncharacterized protein LOC123402250, which translates to MAGACAVAAPSQAAVPGSGGAAPPPGRGFRVGCRRPARRHAGGRARSSRDTNGEPDKGRIPEDDSGYLLTLGLGSVGGAAAVKYGSVLLPDITRPNILEALLMVSLPMATAVIILLKLSSTSTQD; encoded by the exons ATGGCGGGTGCGTGCGCGGTGGCCGCGCCATCCCAGGCCGCCGTCCCCGGCTCCGGCGGCGCAGCCCCGCCGCCGGGGCGCGGCTTCCGCGTGGGCTGCCGGCGCCCGGCGAGGAGACACGCCGGCGGTCGCGCTCGCTCCTCCCGCGACACCAACGGAGAGCCCGACAAGGGGCGAATTCCGGAG GACGACTCCGGCTACCTTCTGACGCTGGGGCTCGGGTCCGTCGGCGGCGCGGCGGCCGTCAAGTACGGCAGCGTGCTGCTCCCCGACATCACGCGGCCCAACATCCTGGAGGCGCTGCTCATGGTGTCCCTGCCCATGGCGACCGCCGTCATCATCTTGCTCAAGCTCAGCTCCACTTCCACACAGGACTAG
- the LOC123402249 gene encoding chaperone protein DnaJ, with amino-acid sequence MALALSTLPFAPSTPAPASRAAAFRPRGSHFAPAGRSVGVGVGLPLACAAPRKNRGRRRRGGALVVRAAADYYATLGVQRSATIKDIKAAYRKLARQYHPDVNKEPGATDKFKEISSAYEVLSDDKKRALYDQYGEAGVKSAVGGNAGAYTSNPFDLFETFFGASMGGGGGFSGMDQSAFRTRRRSTAAQGEDIRYDVILGFSEAIFGTEKDIILSHLETCDACSGSGSKAGSKAKICSTCGGRGQVMRTEQTPFGLFSQVSICPTCVGEGEVISEYCRKCSGEGRVRIRKEIKVKIPPGVSKGSTLRVRGEGDAGPKGGPPGDLFVCLDVEEPSDIKRDGINLYSTVSISYIEAILGTVEKVRTVEGSSELRIPPGTQPGDVLVLAKQGVPSLNRPSIRGDHLFTVKVSIPKRISGREKELLEELASLKNGGFARAPVKPKPVHKENGSRAAPEVSDQPDDGEGDWLKKLSEFAGSIVNGASKWLKDNL; translated from the exons ATGGCGCTCGCGCTCTCCACCCTCCCGTTCGCGCCCTCCACCCCGGCGCCCGcgtcccgcgccgccgccttCCGCCCTCGCGGGTCCCACTTCGCCCCCGCCGGCAGgagcgtcggcgtcggcgtcggcctCCCCCTCGCGTGCGCGGCGCCGCGGAAGAACCGCGGGCGGAGGCGGCGCGGCGGGGCCCTGGTGGTGCGGGCGGCCGCCGACTACTACGCGACGCTCGGCGTGCAGCGCTCCGCGACCATCAAGGACATCAAGGCCGCCTACCGGAAGCTCGCGCGCCAG TATCATCCTGATGTCAATAAGGAACCTGGAGcaaccgacaagttcaaagagataAGTTCAGCCTATGAG GTTCTGTCAGATGATAAGAAGAGGGCGTTGTATGACCAATATGGTGAAGCCGGGGTTAAAAGTGCGGTTGGGGGCAACGCTGGAGCTTATACA TCGAATCCATTTGATCTGTTTGAGACATTCTTTGGAGCAAGcatgggtggtggtggtggctttTCTGGTATGGACCAGAGTGCATTTAGGACACGCAGAAGGAGCACTGCTGCTCAGGGCGAAGACATCAG ATATGATGTGATTCTAGGGTTCTCAGAGGCAATATTTGGAACAGAAAAAGATATCATATTATCCCATTTGGAGACTTGTGATGCTTGTAGCGGCTCTGGTTCAAAGGCTGGCTCAAAGGCAAAAATCTGCTCCACATGTGGTGGGCGAGGGCAAGTCATGCGAACCGAGCAGACACCATTTGGTCTCTTCTCCCAG GTTTCTATTTGCCCCACTTGTGTAGGAGAGGGTGAGGTCATTTCAGAGTATTGCAGGAAATGCTCTGGAGAGGGGCGTGTTCGTATCAGAAAAGAGATCAAAGTAAAAATCCCTCCAGGAGTTAGTAAAGGTAGCACTCTTCGTGTACGTGGTGAAGGTGATGCAGGACCGAAAGG AGGGCCTCCTGGAGATCTTTTTGTTTGCCTTGATGTAGAGGAGCCATCCGATATTAAAAGGGATGGTATCAACTTGTATTCAACTGTGTCGATAAGCTACATTGAAGCTATTTTGGGTACTGTTGAAAAG GTCAGAACTGTTGAGGGAAGTAGTGAACTTCGAATACCTCCAGGCACTCAACCTGGTGATGTATTGGTCCTAGCGAAGCAAGGTGTTCCGTCGTTGAATAGGCCATCTATACGCGGTGATCATCTATTCACTGTTAAGGTCTCTATACCCAAACGTATAAG TGGGCGCGAAAAGGAGTTACTTGAGGAACTTGCATCGTTGAAAAATGGTGGTTTTGCTCGTGCACCTGTGAAGCCAAAAC CTGTACATAAAGAGAATGGAAGCCGTGCTGCTCCAGAAGTATCAGATCAACCTGATGATGGGGAGGGTGACTGGTTGAAGAAACTTTCTGAATTTGCTGG ATCCATTGTCAATGGGGCATCCAAGTGGCTGAAGGACAACCTGTAG